A region of Prochlorococcus marinus subsp. pastoris str. CCMP1986 DNA encodes the following proteins:
- a CDS encoding high light inducible protein: protein MSPLAVFLILIVSLTALLVASLTKQFQEENLIYSNKNQMTNSNTKTKTIEKEKVVAETLNGRFAMIGLIAAVGAYLTTGQIIPGFV, encoded by the coding sequence ATGAGTCCACTAGCAGTTTTTTTGATTTTAATTGTATCTCTAACTGCTTTACTCGTTGCTTCCCTAACTAAACAATTTCAAGAAGAAAATTTAATCTACTCAAACAAAAATCAAATGACAAACTCAAACACAAAAACTAAAACAATCGAGAAGGAAAAAGTTGTTGCAGAAACTCTCAACGGTAGATTTGCAATGATCGGACTTATAGCTGCAGTTGGTGCATATCTAACTACAGGTCAAATCATTCCAGGTTTCGTTTAA
- a CDS encoding LptF/LptG family permease yields MQISTQSTIKKFIRQVCLPWNSIPLIDRWLIAQILPPMLFAISAFTVISLSVGVMFDLIRKIVEFGLPLFLAIKVLFFSLPSFLVLSFPMAVLLSTLLAYGKLSANSELLALKSLGIKTSRIIAPAIAVSILMTGLTFYFNDNLVPSSNKLAESTLRAGIGSSFSSEEGKDNIMFSRYGSRIESATNKPTKTNTFLTHIFYASWFENNIMQGVTVLDFSRQDIQQILKAKSAVFDKENSSWIFSDGSIVSVDQGGQTTNIQFEKYRYPFVEGPLDLARVPKDATEMSLKQALEAERIYKETGNLKEIRRIQVRIQEKFTLPFACLVFGLIGSSLGSKSNLRSSKSQGFGLSVILILVYYVMSFVFSSFGVKGLLSPIIATWLPVLISMGGGIYFLRKASL; encoded by the coding sequence TTGCAAATTTCAACTCAATCAACTATTAAAAAATTTATCCGCCAAGTTTGTTTACCATGGAATTCTATTCCATTAATAGATAGATGGTTAATAGCGCAAATATTACCTCCAATGTTATTTGCTATCTCTGCTTTTACAGTTATTTCATTATCAGTGGGAGTAATGTTTGATCTAATAAGAAAAATAGTTGAATTTGGATTACCTTTATTTTTAGCTATAAAAGTTCTTTTTTTTAGCCTTCCAAGTTTTCTAGTTTTGTCGTTCCCGATGGCAGTTTTATTGTCTACGTTGTTAGCTTATGGGAAATTATCAGCAAATTCAGAATTATTAGCATTGAAATCTTTAGGAATAAAAACTTCAAGAATTATCGCTCCTGCTATTGCAGTTTCTATATTAATGACAGGCTTAACTTTTTATTTCAACGATAACTTGGTACCTTCAAGTAATAAGTTAGCAGAATCTACTTTAAGAGCTGGTATTGGAAGTTCTTTTAGCAGTGAAGAAGGGAAAGATAATATTATGTTCTCTAGATATGGTTCAAGAATAGAATCGGCAACAAATAAGCCCACAAAGACTAATACATTCCTCACTCATATTTTCTATGCATCGTGGTTTGAAAATAACATTATGCAGGGAGTTACTGTTTTGGATTTTTCGAGACAAGATATACAGCAAATCTTAAAAGCAAAAAGTGCGGTATTTGATAAGGAAAACTCCTCCTGGATATTTTCAGATGGTAGTATTGTTTCTGTTGACCAAGGCGGTCAAACTACTAATATTCAATTTGAAAAATATAGGTATCCATTTGTAGAAGGGCCCTTAGATTTAGCCAGAGTCCCAAAAGATGCTACCGAAATGTCTCTTAAGCAAGCATTAGAGGCTGAGAGAATATACAAAGAGACAGGAAACTTAAAAGAAATAAGAAGAATTCAAGTTCGCATCCAAGAAAAATTTACTTTGCCTTTTGCATGCTTAGTATTCGGATTAATTGGAAGTAGTCTAGGATCAAAATCCAATTTAAGATCTTCCAAAAGTCAGGGATTTGGATTAAGCGTTATTCTAATATTAGTTTATTATGTGATGTCTTTTGTATTCAGTTCATTTGGAGTAAAGGGATTGTTAAGTCCAATAATTGCAACTTGGCTACCTGTTTTAATTTCTATGGGTGGTGGAATTTATTTCTTAAGAAAGGCTAGTTTATAA
- a CDS encoding DUF1543 domain-containing protein: protein MEPNEKFLFLVVVGGRSPKANIELHDVRWVIGSKIEDTFDQLRNDWFGSNNGFHIDSYKKIDSIDGYKINLRNKENREPKNKILKKEKISKKKLWFVNIGGYDPSSMQEKHEFGLVVASSPSEANNKAKSKWLIDCKKKHKDDIYAVKDFIDVEDCEVIKNIKNWEIELIRNDNHIEEKNIPDWFGYMRIDKN, encoded by the coding sequence ATGGAACCTAATGAAAAATTTCTTTTTTTAGTTGTGGTTGGAGGTAGATCTCCTAAAGCAAATATCGAACTGCATGACGTCAGGTGGGTTATAGGTTCAAAAATTGAGGACACTTTTGATCAATTAAGAAATGATTGGTTTGGATCTAACAATGGCTTTCATATTGATAGTTATAAAAAAATTGATTCAATTGATGGCTATAAAATAAATCTTAGAAATAAAGAGAATAGGGAACCAAAAAATAAGATTTTAAAAAAAGAGAAAATCTCCAAAAAAAAATTATGGTTTGTAAATATTGGAGGATATGATCCAAGCTCTATGCAAGAAAAACATGAATTTGGCCTTGTTGTAGCCTCTAGTCCTTCAGAGGCCAATAATAAGGCCAAATCGAAATGGCTAATTGACTGCAAAAAAAAACATAAAGATGATATTTATGCTGTTAAAGATTTTATTGATGTAGAAGATTGTGAGGTTATAAAAAATATAAAAAATTGGGAAATAGAATTAATCCGGAATGATAATCATATAGAAGAAAAAAATATTCCTGATTGGTTTGGATATATGAGAATTGATAAAAATTAA
- a CDS encoding high light inducible protein: MKNNEPKLVEKEKIVAEKLNGRFAMMGFVALVGAYLTTGQIIPGFI, encoded by the coding sequence ATGAAGAACAACGAACCAAAATTAGTTGAAAAAGAAAAAATTGTAGCCGAAAAACTTAATGGTAGGTTTGCCATGATGGGATTCGTTGCATTAGTAGGAGCTTATCTAACCACAGGTCAAATTATTCCTGGATTTATCTAA
- a CDS encoding DUF3764 family protein, with product MSIETTVLDFKLSNTFEEYQAHMNAPEQQAMFKEMGVKTFYIGKSLEDPKRATVMFQGPVNTCYDIFVNPETKPIVEASGHIYEGTIINRWIS from the coding sequence ATGTCAATTGAAACAACTGTTTTAGATTTCAAATTAAGCAACACTTTTGAGGAATATCAGGCTCACATGAATGCTCCTGAACAACAAGCCATGTTTAAAGAGATGGGAGTAAAAACCTTTTATATTGGTAAATCATTAGAAGACCCTAAAAGAGCAACCGTTATGTTTCAAGGACCAGTAAATACTTGTTACGACATCTTTGTTAACCCAGAAACAAAACCAATAGTTGAAGCCTCAGGTCATATTTATGAAGGGACAATAATTAATCGCTGGATTTCTTAA
- a CDS encoding DUF1651 domain-containing protein yields MDEDSRKVTEEVWLICPNSTEVRRFTKNKNNKDKFFEYMFVDSGIIIGVLGAKPPLMKTRKEIKIEAARKEYQQLIISGWQVTIPKW; encoded by the coding sequence ATGGATGAAGACTCTAGAAAGGTAACAGAGGAAGTATGGTTAATATGCCCTAACTCGACAGAAGTAAGACGTTTTACAAAGAATAAAAATAATAAAGATAAGTTTTTCGAATATATGTTTGTTGATAGTGGCATTATTATTGGCGTACTAGGTGCTAAACCTCCACTTATGAAAACTAGAAAAGAAATTAAAATAGAAGCTGCTCGCAAAGAGTACCAACAATTAATCATTTCAGGTTGGCAAGTAACTATTCCAAAATGGTAA
- a CDS encoding HAD family hydrolase, which produces MEFPEAILFDLDGVLLDTEPLLANAWSETAKEYNHSLSIDKLLELKGRRRIDCAKKVLNWINKESSLEELLIIQKLKVDKVLTKAKPFKGAIELINFCINTNLPIALVTSSSSESFKIKSSVNPWLNLFKTKVLGDDKFISNGKPSPDPYLRALKILDVDPRKSWVIEDSYAGSISGLKAECNLMFFSKDNEILNKLINEFNQEKIQKVNELSEIIYYLKLYKGF; this is translated from the coding sequence ATGGAATTCCCAGAAGCAATTCTTTTTGATTTAGATGGTGTTCTATTAGATACAGAACCATTACTAGCTAATGCCTGGAGTGAAACCGCAAAAGAATATAATCACTCTTTATCAATCGATAAATTATTAGAATTAAAAGGAAGAAGGAGAATAGATTGTGCAAAAAAAGTCCTTAACTGGATAAATAAAGAAAGCTCATTAGAAGAATTACTCATTATTCAAAAATTAAAAGTAGATAAAGTACTCACTAAAGCAAAACCTTTTAAAGGTGCAATAGAATTAATCAATTTTTGTATAAATACAAATTTACCTATTGCTTTAGTAACAAGTAGTAGTAGTGAAAGTTTTAAAATCAAAAGCTCTGTAAATCCCTGGCTAAATTTATTCAAGACAAAGGTTCTTGGAGATGATAAGTTCATTTCTAATGGCAAGCCTTCACCTGATCCCTATTTGAGAGCTTTAAAAATATTGGATGTAGATCCAAGGAAATCTTGGGTTATAGAAGACTCATATGCAGGATCTATCTCAGGACTAAAAGCGGAATGTAATTTAATGTTTTTTTCCAAAGATAATGAGATACTAAATAAATTAATAAATGAATTTAACCAAGAAAAGATTCAAAAAGTTAATGAGTTATCAGAAATTATTTATTATTTAAAGTTATATAAAGGATTTTAA
- a CDS encoding DUF938 domain-containing protein gives MDNRLFFPATERNKDSIAEVLSRILLKKGYILEIGSGSGEHAIKFQKCFPELTWQSSDPELVHRKSISSWIEHEELNCQMPQPLDIDVEKIPWEIPSELLYSIQGIISINMIHIASWNCTKSLFSESGNLLKNGQFLMLYGPFKIGGKHISQSNELFDISLKMQNESWGVRDLEEVSEEANKNDFIEEELIRMPANNFSVIYRKGSL, from the coding sequence TTGGATAATAGACTTTTCTTTCCTGCAACTGAAAGAAATAAAGATTCTATAGCAGAAGTATTATCAAGAATTCTTCTAAAAAAAGGTTATATTTTAGAAATTGGTAGCGGTAGTGGAGAGCATGCAATTAAATTTCAAAAATGCTTCCCAGAATTAACTTGGCAATCAAGTGATCCGGAACTAGTTCATAGAAAGAGTATTAGTTCTTGGATTGAGCATGAAGAATTAAATTGTCAAATGCCTCAACCTTTAGATATTGATGTGGAGAAAATTCCTTGGGAAATACCATCTGAATTACTTTATTCTATTCAAGGAATAATATCTATCAATATGATTCATATAGCATCCTGGAACTGTACAAAATCACTATTTAGCGAATCTGGCAACTTATTAAAAAATGGACAATTTTTGATGTTATATGGGCCATTTAAAATAGGTGGTAAGCATATTAGTCAAAGCAATGAATTATTTGATATTTCCTTAAAAATGCAAAACGAATCTTGGGGTGTTAGAGATTTAGAAGAAGTTAGTGAAGAAGCCAACAAGAATGATTTCATTGAAGAGGAGCTTATTCGGATGCCTGCTAATAACTTTTCGGTAATTTACAGGAAAGGATCTTTATAA
- a CDS encoding high light inducible protein: protein MTEKAEKFNGKAAMLGMFALIGAYYFTGQIVPGIF from the coding sequence ATGACCGAAAAAGCTGAAAAGTTTAACGGTAAAGCAGCAATGCTAGGTATGTTTGCTCTTATTGGGGCTTACTACTTTACTGGTCAAATTGTTCCAGGTATTTTCTAA
- a CDS encoding LOG family protein, with translation MINNINDFKKLNNNDKREKNLNLILDSNSYKLAQEDLNLLRSDEMRGVRMLLEITKPELVLEEQNIISTIIVFGGAKIVEESSSQSKIEEVKNLLEKCPQSIKLKNKYNKLKNLLSMSHYYESAREFSKLASINNQDDKCNSHVIVTGGGPGIMEAANRGAFEADCKSIGLNIQLPNEQFPNSFITPGLCFKFNYFALRKIHFVMRSVAAVFFPGGFGTLDELFELLTLRQTGMKSEIPIILFGRKYWNNLINFDFLADFGLISEEDLKIFKYADTASEAWEIIDSNKLSKNKF, from the coding sequence ATGATTAACAATATTAATGACTTCAAAAAGCTCAATAATAATGATAAAAGAGAAAAAAATCTAAATTTAATTCTTGATTCGAATTCCTACAAACTTGCACAGGAAGATCTTAATTTGCTTAGAAGTGACGAAATGAGAGGTGTAAGAATGCTGCTGGAAATAACTAAGCCTGAATTAGTACTAGAAGAACAAAATATCATCTCAACTATTATCGTTTTTGGAGGTGCAAAAATTGTCGAAGAATCATCATCTCAGAGCAAAATCGAAGAAGTAAAAAACTTATTAGAAAAATGTCCTCAATCTATTAAATTAAAAAATAAATATAACAAGTTAAAAAATTTACTCTCTATGAGTCATTACTATGAATCCGCAAGAGAATTTTCAAAACTCGCTTCAATAAATAATCAAGATGATAAATGCAATTCTCATGTAATAGTGACAGGAGGTGGACCAGGAATTATGGAGGCGGCTAATAGAGGCGCTTTTGAAGCAGACTGTAAGTCTATTGGTTTAAACATACAGTTACCGAATGAACAATTCCCAAATTCTTTTATAACTCCTGGACTTTGTTTTAAATTTAATTATTTTGCATTACGCAAAATTCATTTTGTAATGCGCTCTGTTGCTGCTGTTTTTTTTCCTGGAGGATTTGGGACATTAGACGAATTATTTGAATTATTAACTCTTAGACAAACAGGAATGAAAAGTGAAATTCCAATAATTTTATTTGGTAGGAAATATTGGAATAATTTAATTAATTTTGACTTCCTTGCTGATTTCGGGCTTATTAGCGAAGAAGATTTAAAGATTTTTAAATATGCTGATACAGCATCAGAAGCATGGGAAATAATTGACTCTAATAAATTATCAAAAAACAAATTTTAA
- a CDS encoding high light inducible protein, with product MTPDAERFNGLAAMLGFVAAVGAYVTTGQIIPGFF from the coding sequence ATGACACCTGACGCAGAAAGATTTAACGGCTTAGCAGCAATGCTTGGTTTCGTAGCAGCTGTTGGCGCATACGTAACAACTGGTCAAATAATTCCTGGTTTTTTCTAA
- a CDS encoding 2OG-Fe(II) oxygenase, whose product MELIGRYKNSGFEAVADGVISFFDRRKELHTNGIAFGQSTSLNSDPYKVSTDISLVSIDRSDPEAFAMSEVIIRGVNAGLKKYLEDHPLIKECCPEQSLFVNPIFNLQRYAPGEGFKKWHCDWTFSDEATEPVNRVLAWILYCNDVNSGGTEFHWQNHHEIAERGKLIIFPAGISHIHRGRVNNKEVKTIATGWVNAGKLEEYISRLANS is encoded by the coding sequence ATGGAACTAATTGGGAGATATAAAAATTCAGGATTTGAAGCAGTAGCTGATGGTGTTATTTCTTTCTTTGATCGCCGCAAAGAATTACATACTAATGGAATTGCTTTCGGACAAAGTACATCTTTGAATTCTGATCCATATAAAGTTTCCACTGATATTAGTCTTGTATCAATAGACAGATCAGATCCAGAAGCCTTTGCAATGTCTGAAGTCATAATTAGAGGAGTTAATGCAGGACTAAAAAAATATCTTGAGGATCACCCTTTAATAAAAGAATGCTGCCCAGAACAATCTTTATTTGTTAACCCAATATTTAATTTGCAACGTTACGCACCAGGAGAGGGATTTAAGAAATGGCATTGTGATTGGACTTTTAGTGATGAAGCTACAGAGCCTGTCAATAGAGTCTTAGCTTGGATTCTTTATTGTAATGATGTTAATTCTGGTGGGACTGAATTTCATTGGCAGAATCATCATGAAATAGCTGAGAGGGGAAAACTTATTATCTTCCCAGCAGGTATATCTCACATTCATCGTGGAAGAGTGAATAATAAAGAGGTTAAAACTATTGCGACTGGTTGGGTTAATGCTGGCAAACTTGAAGAGTATATTTCACGCTTAGCTAATTCCTAA
- a CDS encoding high light inducible protein yields MSNSSYTTTESGGRQNMFPSETRPYIDESVSYDGYPQNAEKVNGRWAMIGFVALLGAYVTTGQIIPGIF; encoded by the coding sequence ATGTCAAATTCTTCATACACAACAACTGAGTCTGGCGGAAGACAAAACATGTTTCCATCAGAAACTCGTCCTTACATAGATGAGTCAGTTTCTTATGACGGCTATCCTCAAAACGCAGAAAAAGTTAACGGTCGTTGGGCAATGATTGGCTTCGTAGCATTATTAGGTGCATACGTAACAACAGGTCAAATCATTCCAGGTATTTTTTAA
- a CDS encoding DUF3764 family protein yields the protein MFDSPEIDEFHKNLGLSLLYRGKGLTDPKEVIVIHQAKKGVAKHIFSDPETIKNIEAGGHIYSTTKITSWLSD from the coding sequence ATTTTTGATAGTCCAGAGATAGATGAATTTCATAAAAACTTAGGATTATCCCTTCTTTATAGAGGGAAAGGTTTAACAGATCCTAAAGAAGTTATTGTTATTCATCAAGCCAAAAAAGGAGTCGCTAAACATATATTTTCTGATCCCGAAACAATAAAGAATATTGAAGCTGGAGGTCATATATATAGCACTACAAAAATCACAAGTTGGTTATCAGATTGA
- a CDS encoding high light inducible protein, with amino-acid sequence MTPEAERFNGWAAMLGFVAAVGAYVTTGQIIPGWF; translated from the coding sequence ATGACTCCTGAAGCAGAACGTTTTAATGGTTGGGCAGCAATGTTAGGTTTCGTAGCAGCTGTAGGTGCTTACGTAACAACAGGTCAAATCATCCCTGGTTGGTTCTAA
- a CDS encoding DUF2839 family protein, whose protein sequence is MGEAKRRQALGIPPRKKISDINKSDRYISWLPLTKTRIKKYPYMGVATMALGAIIFLVSGGFNTIS, encoded by the coding sequence ATGGGCGAAGCAAAAAGAAGGCAAGCATTGGGTATCCCTCCAAGAAAAAAAATATCAGATATAAATAAATCAGATAGGTATATTTCTTGGCTTCCACTTACCAAAACGAGAATTAAAAAATATCCATATATGGGAGTAGCAACAATGGCATTAGGTGCGATTATATTCTTAGTAAGTGGTGGATTTAATACTATTAGTTAG
- a CDS encoding fatty acid desaturase has translation MSDIKFSGLKGQALAIKMSDIPSMKEFQSVIPNNCFKSQTITSLGYLLQSIIIQAIVVAIGLTIPFSQRMVPIWILYALLSGTTAMGFWVIAHECGHGAFSKNKTLETITGYLLHSLLLVPYFSWQRSHAVHHRFTNHITNGETHVPIVIDGNGISEKVGGEKELSFSSKLGKTKYGILQLVLHLIFGWPAYLLSGSTGGLKYGTSNHFWPRKPFSKTLWPAVWAKKVWISDIGVAAVIVGLIIFIIKHGFFPIIGMYVGPLLVVNCWLVIYTWLHHTDSDVPHLSNSEFSFMRGAFLSIDRPYGKIINILHHNIGSSHVVHHVCPTIPHYHATKATLAIRKAFNKAYLFNPDPIHKALWNIACNCIAVKSDIDEGRYIWQSSYKKKIKTTY, from the coding sequence TTGAGCGATATTAAATTTTCTGGCCTTAAAGGTCAAGCACTTGCAATAAAGATGAGTGATATTCCAAGCATGAAAGAGTTTCAAAGTGTTATTCCAAATAACTGCTTTAAATCTCAAACAATAACTTCATTAGGCTATCTTTTACAATCAATCATAATTCAGGCAATTGTTGTCGCAATAGGATTAACAATTCCTTTTAGTCAAAGAATGGTCCCGATTTGGATCCTTTATGCACTTTTATCAGGAACTACTGCTATGGGTTTTTGGGTAATTGCCCATGAATGTGGTCATGGAGCCTTCTCAAAAAATAAAACTTTGGAAACCATTACTGGATATTTACTTCATTCATTATTATTAGTTCCGTATTTCTCTTGGCAACGTTCACATGCAGTCCATCATCGTTTCACCAATCATATAACTAATGGAGAGACTCACGTGCCCATAGTTATTGATGGGAATGGAATTAGCGAAAAAGTTGGAGGTGAAAAGGAACTATCTTTCTCAAGTAAATTAGGCAAAACTAAGTATGGAATTCTCCAATTAGTTCTACATCTTATTTTTGGTTGGCCTGCTTACTTGTTATCTGGAAGTACAGGTGGTCTCAAATATGGTACTTCAAATCATTTTTGGCCAAGAAAACCTTTTTCTAAAACATTGTGGCCTGCTGTATGGGCGAAAAAAGTTTGGATTTCAGATATTGGTGTAGCTGCAGTCATAGTTGGACTTATTATTTTTATTATCAAACATGGATTCTTTCCAATAATTGGAATGTATGTAGGACCTTTATTAGTAGTTAATTGTTGGTTAGTTATATATACTTGGCTTCACCACACAGATTCAGACGTCCCACACCTCTCTAATTCAGAATTTTCTTTTATGAGAGGAGCCTTTCTTTCAATTGATAGGCCTTATGGGAAGATTATTAATATTCTTCATCATAATATTGGTTCAAGTCACGTAGTTCATCATGTATGCCCAACTATTCCTCACTATCATGCTACCAAGGCTACTCTTGCAATAAGAAAAGCATTCAATAAAGCCTATCTTTTTAATCCCGATCCAATACATAAAGCTCTATGGAATATTGCTTGTAATTGTATTGCGGTTAAATCAGATATAGATGAAGGAAGATATATTTGGCAATCCTCTTATAAAAAAAAGATTAAAACAACTTATTGA
- a CDS encoding SOS response-associated peptidase, with the protein MCGRFELKTKFDKLPKVLKQDYPSGLDNKYETQSLIRPTDPVLVIKNEGKIQTTFMSWGFISPWSKDPFDKTKPRPFNARSETVEEKKLFSGSWKHKRCLIPASGFFEKNYRIRKENYETFWLGGIWSKWSSPDGAELESCCVLTTEPNNLVKPLHHRMPVIVPNGYEEQWTEQVKDAHELKGLIPIMLGWSSSGWITEEINKKSTDQMNLF; encoded by the coding sequence ATGTGCGGAAGATTTGAACTTAAAACTAAATTTGATAAGTTACCAAAAGTTTTAAAACAAGACTATCCAAGTGGACTTGATAATAAATACGAGACACAGAGTTTAATTAGACCAACTGATCCAGTCCTTGTAATTAAAAATGAAGGAAAAATTCAGACAACTTTTATGTCATGGGGTTTTATATCTCCTTGGTCTAAAGATCCTTTTGATAAGACAAAACCCAGACCATTTAATGCAAGATCAGAAACTGTGGAAGAGAAAAAATTATTTAGTGGAAGTTGGAAACATAAAAGATGTTTAATACCAGCAAGTGGTTTTTTTGAAAAAAACTATCGTATTAGGAAAGAGAATTATGAAACTTTTTGGTTAGGAGGGATTTGGAGCAAATGGTCTTCACCTGATGGAGCAGAGTTAGAAAGTTGCTGTGTTTTAACAACTGAACCAAATAATTTAGTGAAACCTTTACATCATCGTATGCCAGTTATTGTTCCTAATGGATACGAAGAACAATGGACTGAACAGGTTAAGGATGCGCATGAATTAAAAGGGTTAATACCCATAATGTTGGGATGGTCATCTTCTGGATGGATAACGGAAGAAATTAATAAAAAGTCTACTGATCAGATGAACTTATTTTAA